A part of Terriglobus roseus genomic DNA contains:
- the rplU gene encoding 50S ribosomal protein L21 — translation MYAVIRTGGKQYRVAPGDTLKIETAAHNDGAIEFADVLAVSAEEGKFEQELGGAKVLASVVGEGRGDKILVFHYKRKKQYKKLQGHRQNFVEVKINEILVNGKSFKAESK, via the coding sequence ATGTACGCAGTGATTCGTACCGGTGGAAAGCAGTACCGTGTCGCCCCCGGCGACACCCTGAAGATTGAAACGGCAGCACACAACGACGGCGCGATCGAGTTCGCAGACGTCCTGGCTGTCAGCGCCGAAGAAGGCAAGTTTGAGCAGGAACTGGGTGGAGCCAAGGTGCTGGCTTCCGTTGTTGGCGAAGGCCGCGGCGACAAGATCCTGGTCTTCCACTACAAGCGTAAGAAGCAGTACAAGAAGCTGCAGGGCCACCGCCAGAACTTCGTTGAAGTAAAGATCAACGAGATCCTGGTGAACGGCAAGAGCTTCAAGGCCGAGAGCAAGTAA
- a CDS encoding MHYT domain-containing protein, with protein MPGTFDLWTVLFSFTIASLAGFVAFESMEHTRFSPQPAVWTFVSGLTLGLGIWSMHFVGMLAWQPPFPLYYSIVPTVISVVVAILSSWLAIYLTVSDRTSSRSIVIGSFVVGAGICAMHYIGMDALRFSEPVTWSFPGVALSFVIAVFASLGAMAMLRHSGTFSVGRQVAASLVIGIAICGMHYTGMLAMMLPAGAVSVQQSHDFSGASLARVGVGNALVFMACLLVVFYRDKVRLVKSTSEAQRQALAAERTAERMGAAGRIAASIAHEINNPLEAVTNLLYLAENGTIGMQERKYLQSAQDELRRIAEITTHTLKFYRQPTGPAQTSLVELMESTLAVFQNRLEKHHITVARDWNPMTPSIYCRSGEIRQVLANLVGNAIDAMHAHGGRLSLKISPSAAGGGEILVSDTGSGISVEDQRRILEPFFTTKGAAGTGLGLSICAEIVQRHGGTMTLESSTRPGQSGTTFHIVLPAQMPADPGKA; from the coding sequence GTGCCTGGCACTTTTGACCTTTGGACTGTGTTGTTCTCATTCACCATTGCCTCGCTTGCGGGGTTTGTGGCGTTTGAATCCATGGAGCACACCCGTTTCAGCCCGCAGCCGGCGGTCTGGACGTTTGTGAGCGGCCTTACTTTGGGCCTTGGCATCTGGTCCATGCACTTTGTGGGTATGTTGGCATGGCAGCCGCCCTTTCCTCTGTATTACTCAATCGTCCCCACGGTGATCAGCGTGGTTGTGGCGATCCTGTCGTCGTGGCTGGCCATTTATCTGACTGTCAGCGATCGCACTAGTTCCCGCAGCATTGTGATTGGATCGTTTGTGGTGGGCGCGGGCATCTGCGCGATGCACTACATCGGCATGGATGCGCTGAGGTTCTCAGAGCCGGTTACGTGGAGCTTTCCCGGTGTTGCGCTGTCTTTTGTGATCGCGGTGTTTGCTTCGCTGGGCGCGATGGCCATGCTGCGTCACAGCGGTACTTTCAGCGTGGGCCGCCAGGTAGCGGCTTCGCTGGTCATCGGCATTGCGATCTGCGGGATGCATTACACGGGCATGTTGGCCATGATGTTGCCGGCGGGTGCTGTATCGGTCCAGCAGTCGCATGATTTTTCGGGAGCGTCGCTGGCGCGCGTTGGTGTGGGGAATGCGCTGGTCTTCATGGCGTGTCTGCTGGTTGTCTTCTATCGCGATAAGGTGCGGCTGGTTAAAAGCACATCAGAGGCACAACGGCAGGCTCTTGCTGCAGAACGCACAGCCGAACGCATGGGGGCGGCGGGACGCATTGCCGCATCCATTGCGCACGAGATCAATAATCCGCTCGAAGCTGTGACCAACCTGCTCTATCTTGCGGAGAATGGAACCATCGGCATGCAGGAGCGGAAGTATCTGCAATCTGCTCAGGACGAGCTTCGCCGTATCGCCGAAATCACCACGCACACCTTGAAGTTCTACCGTCAGCCCACCGGCCCGGCGCAGACCTCGTTGGTGGAACTGATGGAGTCCACTCTGGCTGTGTTCCAGAATCGGTTGGAGAAGCATCACATCACGGTTGCACGTGACTGGAATCCGATGACGCCGTCGATCTACTGCCGCTCAGGAGAGATCAGGCAGGTGCTGGCGAATCTGGTCGGAAATGCCATCGATGCGATGCATGCGCATGGGGGAAGGCTGAGTCTGAAGATCTCGCCCTCGGCTGCTGGTGGTGGCGAAATCCTGGTGTCCGATACGGGGAGCGGTATCTCGGTCGAGGACCAGCGGCGCATCCTGGAACCCTTCTTTACGACCAAGGGAGCCGCGGGTACGGGGCTGGGCCTTTCGATCTGCGCGGAGATCGTTCAGCGGCACGGTGGAACCATGACCCTGGAAAGCAGTACGAGGCCCGGTCAGAGCGGCACCACCTTCCACATTGTGCTGCCAGCGCAGATGCCTGCCGATCCGGGTAAAGCCTGA
- the ggt gene encoding gamma-glutamyltransferase, whose translation MKARCIAACVSLAVAVSPFSALVAQVSPTPPPVRTQHAMVVSIHHLATDAGVEVLKQGGNAVDAAVAVAFALAVVYPVAGNIGGGGFMLIRPGHKHGSKKLGDGKPHFIDYREEAPAAALRDMYLDKDGNVIKGMSTHGYHASGVPGTVAGMAYAEAHFGKLGLKAVMQPAIRLARDGFTASSVELALWQTKVLMDNPEGHRIYQRDGNFYQPGELIKLTDLAATLERISNNPDDFYKGSIADAIAADMAAHNGNITKADLAAYKVKDRVPLEGKYHGYKFMTAPPPSSGGIVLQEVLNILTGYDLKKLGADRSPGQVHIITEAYRRAFMDRADYLGDPDFTTMPLKQMADMKYAKAWRKTIDPAKPTASKDLIRPAGFMPEPPKQTDKHESTQTTHFSVVDADGNAVSNTYTLNFYFGSGVVIKDAGIVMNDEMDDFTSKVGVPNGFGLIQGPNNSIAPYKRPLSAMTPTIVTKSGKVRLVLGSPGGPTIITTVANDMISVLDNGLNIQEAADAPRFHHQYLPDELQVEKKFPAAAADALKASGYVIKRSGEFDEKNPGVWGDSELIAVDPKTGELLGGHDTRKPYGKADGY comes from the coding sequence ATGAAGGCTCGTTGCATTGCCGCATGCGTCTCCCTGGCTGTTGCCGTTTCGCCGTTTTCCGCGCTGGTGGCGCAGGTTTCGCCCACGCCTCCCCCCGTCCGTACGCAACACGCAATGGTCGTCAGCATTCACCATCTGGCAACGGACGCTGGCGTTGAAGTTCTCAAGCAGGGTGGTAACGCTGTGGATGCCGCCGTAGCCGTGGCGTTTGCGTTGGCTGTGGTGTATCCGGTAGCAGGCAATATCGGTGGCGGCGGCTTCATGCTCATCCGTCCCGGCCACAAACACGGCAGCAAAAAACTCGGCGACGGCAAGCCGCACTTCATCGACTATCGCGAAGAAGCTCCCGCAGCTGCTTTACGTGACATGTATCTCGATAAGGACGGCAACGTCATCAAGGGCATGAGCACCCACGGCTATCACGCCAGCGGCGTTCCCGGCACGGTTGCAGGCATGGCCTACGCTGAAGCGCACTTCGGCAAGCTCGGCCTCAAGGCCGTCATGCAGCCCGCCATTCGCCTTGCTCGCGACGGCTTCACCGCATCCAGCGTAGAACTCGCGCTGTGGCAGACCAAGGTCCTTATGGATAACCCGGAAGGCCACCGCATCTACCAGCGCGACGGCAACTTCTACCAGCCCGGCGAACTCATCAAGCTCACGGACCTTGCCGCCACGCTGGAACGCATCTCCAATAACCCTGACGACTTTTACAAAGGCAGCATCGCCGATGCGATTGCCGCAGACATGGCCGCACATAACGGCAACATCACCAAAGCTGACCTTGCCGCCTACAAGGTGAAGGATCGCGTCCCCCTCGAAGGCAAATATCACGGCTACAAGTTCATGACGGCGCCTCCGCCTTCGAGTGGCGGCATCGTGTTGCAGGAAGTCCTGAACATCCTCACCGGCTATGACCTGAAGAAGCTCGGCGCTGACCGTTCGCCGGGACAAGTGCACATCATCACCGAAGCCTACCGTCGCGCCTTCATGGACCGCGCAGACTACCTGGGCGATCCCGACTTCACCACCATGCCCCTCAAGCAAATGGCCGACATGAAGTACGCCAAGGCGTGGCGCAAGACCATCGACCCTGCAAAGCCCACAGCATCCAAAGACCTCATCCGTCCCGCAGGCTTCATGCCGGAGCCGCCGAAGCAGACCGACAAGCACGAGAGCACGCAGACCACTCACTTCAGCGTCGTCGATGCCGATGGAAACGCCGTCTCCAACACCTACACGCTCAACTTCTATTTCGGTTCCGGCGTCGTCATTAAGGACGCAGGCATTGTCATGAACGACGAGATGGACGACTTCACCAGCAAGGTCGGCGTGCCCAACGGATTTGGGCTAATTCAGGGACCGAATAACTCCATCGCACCGTATAAGCGGCCACTCTCCGCAATGACGCCAACAATCGTCACCAAAAGCGGCAAAGTGAGGTTGGTGCTTGGATCGCCCGGTGGACCAACGATCATCACCACCGTCGCCAACGACATGATTAGCGTGCTGGATAACGGTCTGAACATCCAGGAAGCAGCGGACGCTCCACGCTTCCACCATCAGTACCTGCCCGACGAACTTCAGGTAGAGAAGAAGTTCCCGGCCGCGGCAGCAGACGCCTTGAAGGCAAGCGGTTATGTCATCAAGCGTTCCGGTGAGTTCGACGAAAAGAATCCCGGCGTATGGGGCGATAGCGAGTTGATTGCCGTCGATCCGAAAACCGGCGAGCTACTCGGAGGCCACGACACACGCAAGCCATACGGCAAGGCGGACGGCTACTGA
- a CDS encoding VOC family protein translates to MAGKAGFVWYELTASGDVDAAAKFYGDVVGWDVRDAEMPGMKYLLFGKGGKDVGGIMSWKSIGMDNPSVWKAHIYTPDVDAEAEAVKRDGGTVHRPPQDIPNIGRFAVVSDPQGVEYMLFQPSREYAPPRLAQNEVGNVGWHELVTTDWEKAWDFYSKHYGWEKDFAMDMKEMGLYQTFRIDTDRYTGAMMTLPPDGSMGPARWTYYFQVEDVDAAVPKIEAGGGTITLPPMDVPGGSRVLQAIDPQGGHFALVSTKS, encoded by the coding sequence ATGGCAGGCAAGGCAGGATTCGTCTGGTATGAATTGACGGCCAGCGGCGACGTGGATGCCGCTGCAAAATTTTATGGCGATGTAGTGGGCTGGGACGTGCGCGATGCCGAGATGCCCGGCATGAAATATCTCCTCTTCGGCAAAGGCGGCAAGGATGTTGGCGGCATCATGAGCTGGAAATCCATTGGCATGGACAATCCCAGCGTGTGGAAGGCTCACATCTACACACCGGATGTCGATGCAGAAGCAGAAGCCGTCAAACGTGACGGCGGCACGGTACATCGTCCCCCGCAGGACATTCCCAACATCGGTCGTTTTGCCGTCGTTTCTGATCCGCAGGGCGTGGAATACATGCTGTTTCAGCCTTCCCGGGAGTACGCGCCGCCTCGCCTGGCACAGAATGAAGTGGGCAACGTCGGCTGGCACGAACTCGTGACGACAGACTGGGAAAAAGCATGGGACTTCTATTCCAAGCATTACGGCTGGGAAAAAGACTTTGCCATGGATATGAAGGAGATGGGCCTGTACCAGACCTTCCGCATCGACACGGACCGTTACACCGGTGCCATGATGACTCTGCCTCCTGATGGCAGCATGGGGCCCGCGCGGTGGACGTACTACTTCCAGGTGGAAGATGTGGACGCGGCAGTGCCGAAAATCGAAGCAGGTGGCGGCACGATCACGCTACCTCCTATGGATGTTCCCGGTGGATCGCGCGTCCTGCAGGCAATCGATCCGCAGGGTGGCCACTTTGCGTTGGTGTCGACGAAGAGCTAA
- a CDS encoding TetR/AcrR family transcriptional regulator has protein sequence MRDTFRHGDLRRALLDAALEMARQGGPQAIVLREATRQAGVVPNAAYRHFANQNDLLAAVRSECIAKLAVAIEAEMNTLRPGKDPASYARRSLRAVGTGYLTFALSEPGLFKTAFSVPAPVFETPNPANAGATGLNPFQLLTLALDRMLSAGILKPKDRPGAEFLAWSTVHGMALLMLEGPLRGIDAATAQMFGKRLLDMVEKGLGA, from the coding sequence GTGCGCGACACGTTTCGCCACGGCGATCTTCGTCGTGCGCTGCTCGACGCCGCCCTTGAAATGGCCCGTCAGGGTGGCCCGCAGGCAATTGTTCTTCGCGAAGCCACGCGACAAGCAGGCGTGGTGCCGAATGCAGCATACCGCCACTTCGCAAACCAGAACGACTTACTGGCCGCAGTTCGTTCCGAGTGCATTGCAAAATTAGCCGTAGCCATTGAAGCAGAGATGAATACCCTTCGCCCGGGTAAAGATCCCGCGAGCTACGCGCGGCGCAGTCTACGGGCCGTGGGCACGGGCTATCTGACTTTCGCGTTAAGCGAACCTGGCCTGTTCAAAACGGCCTTCAGCGTTCCCGCTCCCGTCTTCGAGACACCAAATCCTGCAAATGCAGGCGCCACCGGATTGAACCCGTTTCAGTTGTTAACCCTGGCCCTCGATCGCATGTTATCCGCAGGCATTCTGAAGCCCAAAGACAGACCGGGCGCGGAGTTCCTCGCGTGGTCCACGGTGCACGGCATGGCACTGCTAATGCTGGAAGGCCCCCTGCGCGGCATCGACGCAGCCACCGCACAGATGTTCGGAAAACGCCTGCTGGACATGGTGGAAAAGGGTCTGGGCGCTTAA
- the aspS gene encoding aspartate--tRNA ligase, translated as MTLDFLGQHQRTHMCGDLRAADAGQNVTLMGWINRRRDHGDLIFLDLRDRSGITQIVVDRSNSGAETLAKAEAARPEFVVASLGTVRVRGEGLTNPNMPTGDIEVVCTELLLLSDAKTPPFSPAEDVIGNEELRLQYRYIDLRRPEMQHNFLTRHKVAQAVRAQLSSEGFLEIETPFMTRSTPEGARDYLVPSRVHPGHFYALPQSPQIFKQILMVSGFDRYFQIARCFRDEDLRADRQPEFTQIDLEVSFPTQETIFGVAERFLVAAFEAAGQKINTPFLRMTYDEAISKYGIDKPDMRLPHMADLSTVLTDELRTTLKIEQGLPVYGFVIPKVGELSSTARKSLLSEIRSFFGDCGLDALDLVRLRTAEQFVPLAEEIGSHLNATTIAFNGESFTTDDLAVVVTPKLGTPAMWNFDRQWIPKRVGALRLELAKKYADKHKLFEKKGTADDYRFLWVTDFPMYEFNEEKKTWDAAHHPFTAPHEDDIKSGALFNDKGVVRALAYDVVLNGLELGSGSIRIHRKDVQAEIFRSLGMSEEEAKERFGFFLEALEYGTPPHGGIALGLDRIVMLLAGASSLREVIAFPKTAKAVDLMVEAPSTPTEQQMRELHLRTTVRS; from the coding sequence GTGACTCTCGATTTTCTCGGCCAACACCAGCGCACACACATGTGCGGAGACCTGCGCGCAGCCGACGCAGGACAGAACGTCACCCTGATGGGGTGGATTAACCGGCGCCGCGACCACGGCGACCTGATCTTTCTTGACCTGCGCGATCGCAGCGGCATCACCCAGATCGTGGTTGACCGCTCGAATTCCGGCGCGGAGACGCTGGCCAAGGCCGAAGCCGCTCGCCCCGAATTTGTGGTGGCATCGCTGGGCACCGTCCGCGTGCGTGGCGAGGGCCTGACCAATCCCAACATGCCCACGGGCGACATTGAAGTCGTCTGCACCGAACTCCTGTTGCTCTCCGACGCGAAGACACCTCCCTTCTCCCCCGCGGAAGACGTCATCGGCAATGAAGAACTGCGCCTGCAGTATCGCTACATCGATCTGCGTCGCCCGGAGATGCAGCACAACTTCCTCACGCGCCACAAGGTAGCCCAGGCAGTTCGTGCACAGCTTTCCAGCGAAGGCTTCCTTGAGATTGAAACGCCCTTCATGACGCGTTCCACGCCGGAAGGCGCTCGCGATTATCTGGTTCCCTCGCGCGTGCATCCGGGTCACTTCTATGCGCTGCCGCAGTCGCCGCAGATCTTCAAACAGATTCTGATGGTCAGCGGCTTTGACCGCTACTTCCAGATCGCGCGCTGCTTCCGCGACGAAGACCTGCGCGCAGACCGCCAGCCTGAGTTCACACAGATCGATCTTGAAGTGAGCTTCCCCACGCAGGAAACAATCTTCGGCGTGGCCGAGCGTTTCCTCGTCGCCGCGTTTGAAGCTGCCGGACAGAAGATCAACACCCCCTTCCTGCGCATGACGTACGACGAAGCCATCAGCAAGTACGGCATCGACAAGCCGGACATGCGCCTGCCGCACATGGCAGACCTGTCCACCGTGCTGACCGACGAACTGCGCACGACGCTGAAGATCGAACAAGGCCTGCCGGTCTACGGCTTTGTCATCCCCAAGGTCGGCGAACTCAGCAGCACAGCACGCAAATCACTCCTCAGCGAGATTCGCTCGTTCTTCGGCGACTGCGGCCTGGACGCGCTGGACCTCGTACGCCTCCGCACCGCAGAGCAGTTCGTGCCGCTGGCAGAAGAGATCGGTTCGCATCTGAACGCGACCACCATTGCTTTCAATGGCGAAAGCTTCACCACGGACGATCTCGCTGTCGTTGTCACACCGAAGCTGGGCACGCCCGCGATGTGGAACTTCGATCGCCAGTGGATTCCTAAGCGCGTGGGCGCTCTGCGTCTCGAACTCGCGAAGAAGTACGCCGACAAGCACAAGCTGTTTGAGAAGAAGGGCACAGCGGACGACTATCGCTTCCTCTGGGTCACCGACTTCCCGATGTACGAGTTTAACGAAGAGAAGAAGACGTGGGATGCCGCGCATCATCCGTTCACTGCTCCTCACGAAGACGACATCAAGAGCGGCGCACTCTTCAACGACAAGGGCGTAGTCCGCGCACTCGCATACGACGTAGTGCTGAACGGCCTCGAGCTTGGTTCGGGTTCCATCCGTATCCACCGCAAGGATGTGCAGGCGGAAATCTTCCGTTCACTCGGCATGTCAGAAGAAGAAGCAAAGGAACGCTTCGGCTTCTTCCTGGAAGCGCTGGAGTACGGAACTCCTCCGCACGGCGGCATCGCCCTCGGCCTGGATCGCATCGTGATGCTCCTCGCAGGCGCATCCTCACTGCGCGAAGTCATCGCCTTCCCGAAGACCGCAAAGGCCGTCGACCTGATGGTGGAAGCACCCAGCACCCCCACCGAACAGCAGATGCGCGAATTGCATCTGCGCACAACAGTACGCAGTTAG
- a CDS encoding YgaP family membrane protein — protein MDEVNVGALDMFVRFLIGMALFSLATLLTGNWRWLALLGFVPLLSAAYRWCPLWAALGVCTCEEQRRLRAARAGH, from the coding sequence ATGGACGAGGTAAACGTCGGTGCGCTCGATATGTTCGTGCGCTTTCTGATTGGAATGGCGCTGTTCAGCCTGGCAACCCTGCTGACTGGAAACTGGCGCTGGCTTGCGCTACTGGGCTTTGTCCCGCTGCTCAGCGCGGCATACCGCTGGTGCCCACTGTGGGCTGCACTTGGTGTCTGCACATGTGAAGAGCAGCGACGGCTACGAGCTGCTCGCGCTGGGCACTAG
- a CDS encoding GGDEF domain-containing protein: MEPSPAIDFLAFAEHSADLVCRIGLDYRTCYVSPASRSILGFAPEEISGRSAAEIIHPEDLPAALAAGQRRLQGDESQATEMRVRNRQGEWVWLEMRGSVLRDAEGTPLEFLVIFRDISERKKMEMQLQRLAMTDGLTELPNRRAFDEALEREWRRVLREGTQASLLLLDVDHFKGFNDEYGHVAGDDCLRAVAHAVRAVTKRPADMVARYGGEELAVILPGTDLQGALHMAGLVRCAVESLDIAHATNEEGQGRVTVSIGVATALSRDGGRMKMPESLLMAADSALYKAKLHGRNRVAHSLLVASREFAETV; this comes from the coding sequence ATGGAACCCTCTCCCGCAATCGATTTCCTTGCCTTCGCCGAACACAGTGCAGACCTGGTCTGCCGCATCGGCTTGGATTACCGCACCTGCTATGTTTCGCCTGCATCGCGGAGCATTCTTGGTTTTGCGCCGGAAGAGATTTCCGGTCGTAGCGCAGCGGAAATTATTCATCCCGAAGATCTTCCAGCCGCGCTGGCAGCGGGCCAACGCCGCTTGCAGGGTGATGAGAGCCAGGCCACCGAGATGCGGGTCCGCAATCGGCAGGGCGAGTGGGTGTGGCTGGAGATGCGCGGTAGCGTTTTGCGCGATGCGGAAGGGACGCCGCTGGAGTTTCTTGTTATCTTCCGCGACATCTCTGAGCGCAAGAAGATGGAAATGCAGCTACAACGCTTGGCCATGACCGACGGTTTGACGGAGCTGCCCAATCGCCGCGCTTTTGATGAAGCGTTGGAACGCGAATGGCGTCGGGTTTTGCGCGAGGGAACGCAGGCTTCGCTGTTGCTGCTGGATGTGGATCACTTCAAAGGCTTCAATGATGAATACGGCCACGTTGCGGGCGATGACTGCCTTCGCGCTGTGGCGCATGCGGTGCGTGCGGTTACGAAACGTCCTGCCGACATGGTGGCTCGCTACGGTGGCGAAGAACTGGCTGTGATTCTGCCAGGGACCGATTTGCAGGGTGCATTGCATATGGCAGGACTCGTGCGTTGTGCGGTGGAAAGCCTTGATATTGCTCACGCTACGAATGAAGAAGGCCAAGGACGCGTGACTGTCAGCATTGGTGTGGCGACGGCGCTGTCTCGCGATGGTGGTCGGATGAAGATGCCAGAAAGTTTGCTGATGGCGGCCGATTCTGCGTTGTATAAGGCGAAGCTGCATGGCCGTAATCGCGTGGCCCATTCGCTGTTGGTGGCTTCGCGCGAGTTTGCTGAGACTGTGTAG
- a CDS encoding DUF72 domain-containing protein, with translation MSIRIGTAGWTLPKQSAALFAEEGSHLERYASRLSFVEVNSSFHRPHRRTTWERWARSVPQDFRFAVKMPKSITHETKLVNTGALLLPFFDEISGLGEKLGPVLVQLPPKLAFEEGTVRDFFGVLRELRTGDTVCEPRHASWFGGRADRLLREFDIARVAADPSKGSPRAAEPAGSAHLRYWRLHGAPRTYYSDYSDAFLQAIAERVRQQPETPTWVVFDNTALGHATPNALRLCELLQVM, from the coding sequence GTGAGTATTCGCATTGGAACCGCAGGATGGACTCTGCCGAAGCAGAGCGCAGCCTTGTTTGCAGAAGAAGGCTCGCATCTTGAACGATATGCTTCGCGCTTGTCTTTTGTGGAAGTGAATAGTAGTTTTCATCGTCCGCATCGTCGCACCACGTGGGAGCGATGGGCGCGCAGCGTTCCGCAAGATTTTCGTTTTGCAGTGAAGATGCCAAAGAGCATTACGCATGAAACGAAGCTGGTAAACACGGGCGCGCTGCTTCTGCCGTTCTTTGACGAGATCAGCGGGCTGGGTGAAAAGCTTGGTCCTGTGCTGGTGCAACTGCCGCCGAAGCTGGCGTTTGAGGAAGGCACCGTGCGCGACTTCTTCGGCGTGCTTCGTGAACTGCGTACGGGCGACACAGTATGTGAGCCTCGTCATGCAAGCTGGTTTGGTGGTCGTGCTGATCGCCTGTTGCGCGAGTTTGATATTGCCCGCGTCGCAGCCGATCCATCGAAGGGATCGCCACGCGCCGCAGAACCTGCGGGCAGCGCGCATCTGCGTTACTGGCGGCTACATGGAGCGCCACGTACGTATTATTCGGACTACAGCGATGCGTTCCTGCAGGCCATTGCAGAGCGTGTGCGACAACAGCCTGAAACGCCTACGTGGGTTGTGTTTGATAACACGGCGCTCGGCCATGCCACGCCAAATGCGCTGCGTCTATGTGAACTTCTGCAGGTGATGTAG
- a CDS encoding alpha/beta hydrolase: MSRALLAVLISAVACGSMCAQENPAANIQTNHAVTEADGTVRMQRVMPLPKGLSPEAKAWLSRPAGDADVPQTLEQRRTMLDKSQAQHRDILLKMFEVTVRDSTVANVPVREVLPKDMKHPDRVLICLHGGGFNADSGSYSESIPVAAMTGSRVVSVLYRMAPEHPFPAGVDDVVAVYRELLKKYRAQHIAIFGSSAGAGLTMQAAVRIKQLKLPMPAALGPFSVPAAMDDGGDSRSLYNTDGLRGYVPIATGKLDNAYVGSTDPRDTVLSPLYADLHGMPPALFLTSERDLLLSSTTMLHRAYLRAGSDGRLVVFEALPHCFWNNASLPETREAWKYMADFFNQQLSHP; encoded by the coding sequence ATGTCTCGTGCGTTGCTTGCGGTTTTAATCAGTGCGGTGGCGTGCGGCAGTATGTGTGCGCAGGAAAATCCGGCGGCAAACATTCAGACGAATCACGCAGTTACGGAGGCAGATGGCACCGTCCGTATGCAACGCGTGATGCCTTTGCCCAAGGGACTTAGTCCGGAGGCGAAGGCGTGGTTGAGTCGTCCTGCTGGCGATGCGGATGTGCCGCAGACCCTGGAACAGCGCCGCACCATGCTGGATAAATCGCAGGCGCAGCATCGCGACATTCTGTTGAAGATGTTCGAGGTTACTGTTCGCGACAGTACAGTTGCCAATGTTCCGGTGCGCGAAGTTTTGCCGAAGGATATGAAGCATCCGGATCGCGTGCTGATCTGTTTACACGGCGGCGGATTCAATGCGGATTCTGGTTCGTACTCAGAATCAATCCCTGTTGCTGCGATGACGGGAAGCCGCGTGGTGAGCGTGCTTTATCGCATGGCGCCGGAGCATCCGTTTCCTGCAGGTGTGGATGATGTGGTTGCTGTGTATCGCGAGTTGTTGAAGAAGTATCGGGCGCAGCACATTGCAATCTTCGGCAGCAGTGCTGGTGCGGGATTGACGATGCAGGCTGCGGTGCGCATCAAGCAGTTGAAGTTGCCCATGCCTGCGGCGCTTGGTCCGTTCTCAGTGCCTGCTGCGATGGATGATGGTGGCGACTCGCGTTCGCTTTACAACACCGATGGTCTGCGCGGTTATGTGCCCATAGCCACTGGGAAGCTCGACAATGCGTATGTCGGTTCCACTGATCCGCGCGATACTGTGTTGTCACCTTTGTATGCGGATCTGCATGGCATGCCGCCTGCGCTTTTTCTCACGAGTGAGCGTGATCTTCTTCTGAGCAGTACGACGATGCTGCATCGTGCGTATCTTCGCGCGGGAAGTGATGGACGGTTAGTTGTGTTTGAAGCGCTGCCGCACTGCTTCTGGAATAACGCGTCGCTGCCTGAAACGCGCGAAGCGTGGAAGTACATGGCAGACTTCTTCAATCAGCAACTTTCGCATCCATAA
- a CDS encoding Crp/Fnr family transcriptional regulator produces MGHFMQLGAHEPVLREGYAPEQVYVVCRGTIKLTTSSPDGRLLLLRIVGPGDVLGLAAALKRSRYEATAETLEPTQVKAIPRTQFLLFMEEFQAVSRNSVMAMAREYDSAVLSARRLALSSSASAKLASVLVEWGGLVLAGEHDDHNGRFPNSVRFHMPLTHEELGHMAGISRETVTRVLSSFRKEGLLQMDGNTLHLKDMKQLRHCAE; encoded by the coding sequence ATGGGCCACTTCATGCAGCTCGGCGCGCATGAACCTGTGCTGCGCGAAGGCTACGCGCCGGAACAGGTATACGTGGTCTGCCGCGGCACCATCAAGCTCACAACCTCATCTCCCGATGGCCGTTTGTTGCTACTGCGTATCGTTGGCCCGGGCGATGTTCTCGGCCTAGCGGCTGCTCTCAAACGCAGCCGTTACGAAGCCACCGCAGAAACGCTGGAGCCCACCCAGGTGAAAGCAATTCCGCGCACGCAGTTCCTGTTGTTCATGGAAGAGTTTCAGGCAGTCAGCCGCAACTCCGTCATGGCGATGGCACGCGAGTATGACTCTGCAGTCCTCAGCGCGCGGCGTCTCGCGCTTTCCAGTTCTGCATCCGCAAAACTCGCCAGCGTTCTGGTGGAGTGGGGCGGCCTTGTACTCGCTGGAGAACACGACGATCACAACGGTCGCTTCCCAAACTCTGTCCGCTTCCACATGCCGCTCACGCATGAAGAGCTGGGCCACATGGCTGGCATCTCGCGTGAAACTGTTACCCGAGTTCTTTCCTCCTTTCGTAAAGAAGGTCTGTTGCAGATGGATGGAAACACACTGCACCTGAAAGACATGAAACAGTTGCGCCACTGCGCTGAGTAA